The genomic region ctggcgaaccgcggacaccatgcgtaaggctggtaccatgtatgccggcccaaggagactcactggagaccagatgcgtagagccagcTTCATGGCATATGGCTCGATGCCCCCTCTAGcctggccgatacgaggagctggtatgtaccgcaccgggctatgcacctgcactggggacaccgtgcgctccactgcataacacggtgtctgcccggtccctctcgctctccgttaagcacaggaaggtggcgcaagtctcctacctggcttcgcctgAGTGACTTGGGCAAATCTGCCCATGGAGTGCAACCAGTATGAGATATAGGTACACCTCTCCTCTGCAAATATTAAGAAGTCAAACGTGCCAGACATATTCTGTCATAAGTGCATGGACTGTCGACATGACCGAAGATTTGAACAAAAGAAAGACACCTGAGGATAGTTCCTGTGTTTAAGACTGTATCCTTTTGCCCCTTGACAATGACAAAACAATTCTGGGgctttttgtccccccccccccagccagtGTTTTACAGAAAATGCTTTCCAAAGGGTGCATTCAGATTTAGAAATATAAGTTGTCACTTGTTGCGACAGAGGAAGGCTGGTGCTTTTCTTTTGACTTTTTGGTTTGTCGAGTTATACGTCAAGCAGGTAACTGTACTCTTTTACAAAATGTTCTAACCTCACGTATACTGTATATGCATTTCTCCTGAGCTCTTTCTgtaaatatatgtgtgtgtaaatCATAGAGGGAAAAAGAGCTTTCAATGTGGGTGCTATTGATCTTGGACTGAAAATACTTTTCCCATCTCTCACAGTCATGCCAATAAAACACACCTTACGCGCATGAATCACTTCTGATTGCGTCGATTACTTAGCCCATACAGAGAACAACACCAACACAGAGAGCAACACCTTCTGAAGCTCTGGCAACAGATAGCAAGGAATTTGGATGTAAGTTGATTCTCAGTACCGCACAGATATGTGTTCATTGGTATTCTAAAATTGTTGTTCCATTGTAAGttattacaatatatatatagtactatTATATGCTGCATTTATTACTTTGAGCGGAGCTCTGTAAAATTGCCATGACACCAAAAAAGTGGATGTAAGATCAGGGATATCTTAGCTCTAAGAGTCCCTCTTCCAATATTGTTTGTTTTGGTATAGCATTTACGTAAAATATAAGGAATAGTACTAAGGAATAGTACATATGAATTGGAAAGCAACTTTGAATGGTGCTATTGACTGAGTAGTGTAATGATTAACCAGGTAGCTCAGTCCTATGGTTGTAAACTGAGCTTGTAAACCACATTTCACCTAACTTTTtattatccatccatccaccatgGTCAATTTGTCTGATTAATGTGGGTGTGCTCAGGCTGCTACTGATCCTACCACGCCATGGAAAATAACTTTCGATCAACAGGAGTGCCCCCTGGCCTGGAGTACCTAACACAGGTAAGACAGTGAAGTCAATCGTCTTATATTTTGTTTATGGAACTGTGACCTCAAAAAAGTCAAATGTTAACTTTTATGGGATAAGATAATTGGTTAGGAGACGGGAGAGAGCTGGCCATGGTAGGGAACTCTGTACCCAATCCCACATTTATCTGTTTGCTACAGATCGATCAAATCTTGATCCATCAGAAAATGGAACTGCTGGAGGGTAAGTCATGTTATAAACAGCATGCCATTAATTACTCCGACGCGATCTCTCACCTCCACCCACATTCCCCGTGACCCCTTTCTTCCTATGTTCCTCTCTAGCCATCACTTCCTTTGAGACTAAAAACCGGTACGTAATCAAGAACAGTTTGGGACAGGAAATCTACACCGCCAAGGAGGATAGTGACTGCTGCACCCGGAACTGCTGCGGTCCCAACCGCATGTTTGAGATGAAGATCAAAGACCACAGTGGCCAGGAGGTCATGCACCTGGTCAAGCCCTTCCGCTGCACCTCCTGCTTCTGGCCCTGCTGCCTGCAAGAGGTATTAGAACTGTTCATAACACACATATTACCATCTTATAAAACATCATATAACACCCTTACAACAGACACCTCCTGCTACTTCCTCTGCTGTCTGTAAGATGTATTTGAGCTGCTTATAATGCAGCTTATAACCTCAATCACATCACATGTATAACAGACACCTGCTACTTTCTTAGCCGCCTGAAATCGCTTATAATATACATATTATAACAGACACCTCCTGCTACTTCCCCTGTTGCTCGCAAGTGGCCACTTATAACACAGCTTCTAAATAACACAATTATAACACACTTATAACAGAGACTGGCTGCTCAATTTTAGCATTGCGAGATACTGTTTCAAGGATACTCTAACGTCTGAATTAATTTTTCTCCCTTGACCATTTTCCTCTGTATCTGTGAATGCTTGTCTGTCATAGATGGAGGTCCAATCCCCTCCTAGCACCACCATAGGTTATGTGGTTCAGAACTGGCATCCCTTCAAGCCAAAACTGTCCATCCTAGGAGCTGCCAAAGAGACTCTCCTGACGATTGAAGGTCCTTTCTGTGCCTGTAGCTGCTGTGGAGATGTTGATTTTGAGGTGAGGCTGTTAGGGAGAGGACTGTGGTCTATCTCTATTTGTGAGTGTTCAAGTTGCCCTGAGTCTGTTAAACCCTAGGTTGTCCTCATtagggcacactgtagcaaaacggGGGGGAATGGAGTCCAGGTAATCCCTCACTATTTCAatttgttttcttccatttgcTGCCTAATAAACATCACCCTGATTAGAGTCCTTTGTGTTTCTATAACAGGTGATGGGTAAGGACAGCGACCAGCCCATTGGGAGAATAAGTAAGCAGTGGAGTGGGCTGATAAAGGAGGCCTTCACTGACTCAGACAACTTTGGGATCCAGTTCCCCATGGACCTGGATGTCAAGATGAAGGCTGTGCTGATGGGGGCCTGCATCCTTATTGTAAGTGTTGTCACACGCTGCGACTTACCCAGGCAACCCAGTTATTATGATCTGTGGCCCCGTTATTGGCAAAAAAtccgaattgggctgcctgtgtaaacccaGCCATATCTATAGAGCTAAGTCAGATTCAAGTTCATTTGGCATTTGTAGTTATTAAGAAGACATAGCCTACATTGGAATTCTTTGTAGGAGCTCTCTTATATAGTACatgacacacatatacagtacataggctgTAATCCATAAGCGAATTTCTCAATCATTGTGTCAGTGACCTAGTGAAGCAGCCATTGCTGAAAATTTACCGGCAAACCAATCAGTTAGTCAGTACTGACACTCCTATTGTAGTGCATCAATATAAAGCCATTATAAATCCTGTCTATTAAGATGAATCAAACAAGTACGTATTTATGATTGTGTGATGATCTCCATCATGTCTATTCATTGTGTATCCATTTTCTCTTTCTTTATTCTTTGTCTCCAAACAGGATTTCATGTTCTTTGAAAGCAGTGGTGACGGTGATCAACGGTGTTCTGTATTTGGATAAGAGAGAGAGTTTTTGATCATGTACAAATTACATGGTACTATAGTTGATAATGACATGGCTATTGGATGCATATGAATCACATAACACGACATTTAAGACCAAACAAATGTGTTCTTTATTAATTCAATATATTCATCTGTATTTTGGTTGTCTGAATACAATATTCCAACATTTGTAACACTGTGTGCTTTTTCTTTTGAAAATATTGAAATGTCATGTAATAATATTGGGTATCTCATGTAAAGGATGAAGGACATTCTCAAATATAGCTGTGAGCAGCAATGAATGGGGTTCACTGGATGACAGAAAGGACACAAGATCAGTTGAATAACAAAGCAAGCACTGTATCATGTATGAATTATCATCATTTATGCACAATCAGTGAAAGCATTACCATGTTTATCTCTCAATACCACAGGGATGATaacataataataaaaatattTTACATTTGTAAAAATCTGTTTCTGTAAATGATTTAAATCTCAGTTGTTGGTACACTCCACATTAGCTTTCCAACGTACTTCAACACACTCTCACAGCAGTAATACACTGACTGCGCAAATGGCAGTTTCAAATGTTCCCGAATAAACACATTTTACCATCTTTTCACTATGTTTCTCAATGCCTTCAGAAGGTTGTCACTCCActattttttccacattttgttgtgctacagaACTGTGATTAAAATgcatttaattgtcatttttggtCAACAatttacacaaaatactctaatgttAATGTGGGAaaaaatgt from Oncorhynchus masou masou isolate Uvic2021 chromosome 22, UVic_Omas_1.1, whole genome shotgun sequence harbors:
- the plscr3a gene encoding phospholipid scramblase 1, with amino-acid sequence MENNFRSTGVPPGLEYLTQIDQILIHQKMELLEAITSFETKNRYVIKNSLGQEIYTAKEDSDCCTRNCCGPNRMFEMKIKDHSGQEVMHLVKPFRCTSCFWPCCLQEMEVQSPPSTTIGYVVQNWHPFKPKLSILGAAKETLLTIEGPFCACSCCGDVDFEVMGKDSDQPIGRISKQWSGLIKEAFTDSDNFGIQFPMDLDVKMKAVLMGACILIDFMFFESSGDGDQRCSVFG